The stretch of DNA GAATCAAAAATCAGGAAAAAGTATCTGCTTCTAAGGCAAAACATTCAATCATTAAACTGCCACAACCATAAACCTGAGTTAGAGTTCAAATCCGAATTGTGGTGAGTTAAGAAGACATTAGCAGCAAGAAAAAGCAACGCTGTAAGTAAATATACATTTTGGAATACCGTCTATTACGTTTTGGAATGAGCCGCTAAATTCGTTCTAGGGAACGTATTCGAATACACAGTAAACGCACTCGGAATCTCGAAAATTTCGTGAAGACTGTTCTTTAAGGCCAAGGCATTCCAAATCGTGATATTCAATTTAAGAATATGTATGTATGGATACTCTATCAGTGCTGGAGCTTCGTTAAGCTACTGCATATCAAAATTGGTTTTCACCTTGTGAGAATATAGTCATGACTCCCTCTTCATCGCTAGAGCTAGGTATGGGTAGCAATGAAAGGTTGGATTCAATCTTTGAAGCTATTCAAGATCTTCAATCAGGGAAAATGATTATTGTAGTCGATGACGATGACAGGGAAAATGAGGGGGATTTGGTTTGCTCGGCTCAGTTTACTACGCCGGATATAGTAAACTTTATGGCAACTCATGCCAGGGGTTTGCTTTGTTTGTCGATGGAGGAAAAAAGGCTTCAAGAACTAAACCTAAATCCAATGGTTCTTGAAAATTCTGATCCGCATGGAACAGCCTTTATGGTTAGTGTAGATGCTGGAACTTCCTCCGGCGTTACTACAGGTATTTCTGCTCATGATCGTGCTAGAACGATTCAAGCTTGTATTAACCCTAATACTCATCCGTCGGATTTAAGAAAGCCTGGTCATGTTTTTCCATTAAAAGCCAAGCAAGGAGGAGTCCTTGTCCGAGCTGGCCATACTGAAGCTAGCGTTGATCTAATGAGGTTGGCAGGACTTAATCCTGCCGCTGTGATTTGTGAGATTCAAAATGAGGATGGTAGTATGGCAAGGCTTCCTCAACTATTTAAGTATGCAAAGCAGCATGGGCTCAGAGTTATTAGCATTGCTGCTCTGATAAATTATCGCTTGCAAACTGAGAGGTTAATTCAATGCGAAGCCATTTCGGCTCTCCCTACTAAGTTTGGTTACTTTAAAGCTTATGCCTACCGAAATCTCATTGATAACTCTGAGCATGTTGCGCTTGTAAAAGGGGATAAAACAAAATTCTCCGAGAGTGACGTCATAGTTCGCGTCCATTCCGAATGCTTAACAGGAGATGCTTTTGGTTCCCTTCGTTGTGATTGTAGGTCTCAGTTGCACACAGCATTAGAAATAATTAATGCAGAGGGAAGCGGAGTATTACTTTATTTACGACAAGAAGGTAGAGGCATTGGATTAATTAACAAGTTGAAGGCTTACTCTTTGCAAGACAATGGTTTAGACACCGTAGAAGCCAACGAGGAACTTGGTTTTGGTTCCGATCTTAGAAACTATGGTATTGGCGCTCAAATCTTAATTGATCTCGGCATTAATACGCTGAGACTTTTAACTAATAATCCCAGAAAGATAAGTGGGCTAAAGGGTTTTGGCTTAAATGTTGTTGATAGAATTCCTTTGCTTTCAGAAGTAAATCCTCATAATGCATCTTATCTGGTTACTAAGGCTAACAAGCTAGGGCACTTACTTCTAAACACAGAGTACGTAGAAAATATTTTATCTAGTAAGTTCAGAGCTGCTGATGTCGCGTAGGCTTTCACTTAATACGTTTTAGTGATTTCAGGAAAGCCATTTCATCAATCTTCTACTTTGCTACTATTCTCCTCTACTGAATAGTGCCATAGATGCCTATGAGAGGCCAGTGGTAAGCAACCCAGAACTCGGCTAGCAGCTTGAGGGGCACCGCGACATCGCTCTGGTAGGTTCTAAGGTCGGGGTAGGTCAGCACCACATCATTGATGGCCCGCAGCAGCGCAATCTTGTAGCTCGTTACCGTCGCATCGTGCTTGAGGATGGTGCTGATGACTTTATCGGGGGAGATGGGGCTCATCGCTCTTTTCTAGCCCCAACGCCTCAAGTTGTCGAGTGCTGTCCTGTAAAAGTGTCCTGCTTAAAATTAAGGCCCTGTAAACAGGCTTCCAGACCCTCACAGTCGGCAGTTCTCCCCAGTGGGTCGTATACCTCTTCGAGAAATACTCTGAACGCATGGCCCAGCGGGGCTTCAGGCCCAGGGCACCAAACTTGACGGCATCAGGGCTGAGCTTGCGGTTGAGGTTGTCCATTAGTGACTGAGAACGGTATTGATGGCTTTATCTGATGCGATGTACAAGGCTATATTGCGCCTGGCTATATAGGATCTCAAAGGGACAAAAATCAGGACATACCTTTCTTCTGCGGGTTCCCGACTTTGCCACTGTCTCATAGGAGAGCCATGCATAGGAGTTCTGTCTTTTATACATCCGTGAAATACTTCAATGAGACTATCCTGCAAGGGACTTGAAATTGAAATGTCTTTATCAATACAACAGCTCCTTATCTCCCCATCTATTATAGATTGTCATAGCAACTAGCCTAAAACTTCGCTCATCTAAGTCCTGAAAGATTCTTAGATTCGGTTTTTACGACCTACTTTAGATAGGTGATGCTCCTTGGGCTAAGGTTTTTACCACCAAAGAGGTTGTCATGTTTATTTTTTGTC from Leptolyngbya sp. KIOST-1 encodes:
- a CDS encoding DUF4113 domain-containing protein — encoded protein: MDNLNRKLSPDAVKFGALGLKPRWAMRSEYFSKRYTTHWGELPTVRVWKPVYRALILSRTLLQDSTRQLEALGLEKSDEPHLPR
- a CDS encoding bifunctional 3,4-dihydroxy-2-butanone-4-phosphate synthase/GTP cyclohydrolase II; this encodes MTPSSSLELGMGSNERLDSIFEAIQDLQSGKMIIVVDDDDRENEGDLVCSAQFTTPDIVNFMATHARGLLCLSMEEKRLQELNLNPMVLENSDPHGTAFMVSVDAGTSSGVTTGISAHDRARTIQACINPNTHPSDLRKPGHVFPLKAKQGGVLVRAGHTEASVDLMRLAGLNPAAVICEIQNEDGSMARLPQLFKYAKQHGLRVISIAALINYRLQTERLIQCEAISALPTKFGYFKAYAYRNLIDNSEHVALVKGDKTKFSESDVIVRVHSECLTGDAFGSLRCDCRSQLHTALEIINAEGSGVLLYLRQEGRGIGLINKLKAYSLQDNGLDTVEANEELGFGSDLRNYGIGAQILIDLGINTLRLLTNNPRKISGLKGFGLNVVDRIPLLSEVNPHNASYLVTKANKLGHLLLNTEYVENILSSKFRAADVA